Within the Halomonas sp. HL-93 genome, the region TACCGGCGCCCGTTACGTGCACACCTTGTGCCTGTTGGCAGGGCTTCAGCCATGGCGGACGATGGCATATTTCGTCGGCGTGGGGTGCATGTTTGTGATGTGTGGCCTGATTATGGCGGCGCTTCATTAACTAGGCGCTCGAGGGTGGCCGATAACCGACTAGTGGTTTCGCTTTTACTGCGTAGTTAATTGGGTGTTTTAATTAAAATTAAAAGGCTTAGTGCATGAGTTCGAAAAAGTTTAATTCAGTTGAAGATTACCTGAGTTCATTGGACTCAAAGCAGGGAAATACTCTCAGAGATGTCATTGACGTTATCCTCAAGAATTTTCCTGACTTGGATTGCAAACTATCGTGGAATGTCCCTCAGATTTGTAGAGGCAGTGATTACGTATTCGGCGTTTCGGCGTTGAAAGATCATCTTGCGCTTGCCCCTTGGAGTGCCAGAGTGATGGAGGACTTTAAGACCAGGCTTGAAAACGAAGGATACGTTGTTAAGAAAAATTTATTTCAAATACCTAACAACTGGGAAATTGACGAAAAGTTATTAACTGGCCTTGTAACAGCTAGGCTTGCTGAGCTGGATTAATAGAGCTTCTGCTCTATTGGCAACTGATCCCCATAACGACGGCCGTAGTACTTCGCGATGGGTGCGGCAGTCATGCCATGCACTACCAGTGAGGCGGCCACCAGCAGGCTGGCAACTACCCAGATCGTATCATTGCCGGTCTCGTGGTAGACCAGCATGGCGTAGAAAACCGCCGCCACACCAATGGGCCCGAACCAGCCAGCCAAGAGCGCTACCGGCAGGTCACGCCAAAGCCGGATGGCAGGGCGT harbors:
- a CDS encoding iron chaperone, with amino-acid sequence MSSKKFNSVEDYLSSLDSKQGNTLRDVIDVILKNFPDLDCKLSWNVPQICRGSDYVFGVSALKDHLALAPWSARVMEDFKTRLENEGYVVKKNLFQIPNNWEIDEKLLTGLVTARLAELD